A window of Natrinema versiforme contains these coding sequences:
- a CDS encoding MFS transporter, with amino-acid sequence MPTDGDSSRLADATATFLEDREDGERALEAVLTVDTEHDTWTFDDIDLDSGTFGELVSSGIVEKVDGAYRVADPEAVDAVIAGEEVQTDSRSVPADRDFDLERFRTIDPRAAIALVGALIAVAGARMTAFRSVFQQGYVVSPANDPYYFRYWMEELLGRSSGPTDFGVLTDPSGAVFGTRPFAHATNWFLAELLGGGHGAAETVAAWLPIVASVALGLAIYKLTVLLTRDVRVGIASVLAFAVTPINAVYTGLGFIDHQLHQYFWLGVTLLTLTWLAVDLQRRLERGSDDQVAVRGHLQDPVTWVVAAAFGFSVAAGIHAWGGSPLLLVPLAGYVALRVAMDARAGVSPTRANLPLLVGLAVGSALSLALHHRWGWHAEFVATTPALVLSGAIAVVALGELWRRLEGHLGGLLAIEGLVAAGGLLAFRRLQPEDWAEAMARVDALFFREGATETASLFATEYAVFFGPMYQLGMGFYLALVVLGWVAWTVARRYEPGWLLVGTYTGYLLVLAGVQVRFAGQLAIPLAVLTGLGLVQLLAVVELARTPVPFRDSDSASSRTTRDRDSVATDGGRALEPPISVPDGRKVGYVLGIGLLVFGLSLIYVPGLTADVTHDEAQVGAASAIDDHAEAANQTYPENFVLSEWGDNRMYNYLVNGESQGYGYAQSNYGEFQSGSDPDSWYDQFDGRVGYVVVTDIDGETPDESAQAQLLEERGTGGDDEDGLAHYQAILVSDDAAAFAVVPGATLEMSGEPGANVTVGTDVSVSGESIAYERTASVGDNGQATVTVPYAGEYTAGDRTVTVTEADVLNGSSVGLEE; translated from the coding sequence ATGCCTACTGACGGCGACTCGAGCCGACTCGCCGACGCGACGGCGACCTTTCTCGAAGACCGCGAGGACGGCGAGCGCGCGCTCGAGGCCGTCCTTACTGTCGACACCGAACACGACACCTGGACCTTCGACGATATCGATCTGGATTCGGGAACGTTCGGGGAACTCGTGTCGAGCGGCATCGTTGAGAAGGTCGACGGTGCGTATCGGGTTGCAGACCCCGAGGCCGTCGACGCAGTGATCGCAGGCGAGGAGGTCCAAACGGACTCGCGTTCAGTACCTGCCGACCGCGATTTCGATCTCGAACGGTTCCGGACCATTGATCCTCGAGCGGCGATCGCGTTAGTCGGGGCGCTGATCGCCGTCGCCGGTGCGCGGATGACGGCGTTTCGGTCGGTCTTTCAGCAGGGCTACGTCGTCTCGCCCGCGAACGATCCCTACTACTTCCGGTACTGGATGGAGGAGTTGCTTGGACGATCCTCGGGGCCCACGGACTTTGGTGTTCTTACGGATCCGTCAGGTGCTGTCTTCGGGACACGGCCGTTCGCCCACGCGACAAACTGGTTTCTCGCCGAACTACTCGGCGGCGGACATGGCGCGGCCGAGACAGTCGCAGCGTGGCTGCCGATCGTCGCGTCCGTCGCGCTCGGGCTCGCGATTTACAAGCTCACCGTCCTGCTCACTCGAGACGTTCGAGTCGGGATCGCCTCCGTGCTCGCCTTCGCCGTGACGCCGATCAACGCGGTCTACACGGGGCTCGGGTTCATCGATCACCAACTTCACCAGTACTTCTGGCTCGGCGTCACGCTCCTGACGCTGACGTGGCTCGCCGTCGATCTGCAACGGCGACTCGAGCGCGGTAGTGACGACCAGGTGGCCGTTCGGGGCCACCTTCAGGACCCCGTGACGTGGGTCGTCGCCGCCGCGTTCGGGTTCTCGGTCGCGGCCGGGATCCACGCGTGGGGCGGCTCGCCGCTGCTGTTGGTCCCGCTCGCGGGCTACGTCGCGCTCCGCGTCGCGATGGACGCTCGAGCGGGCGTGTCGCCGACGCGTGCGAATCTGCCGCTACTCGTCGGGCTCGCCGTCGGGAGTGCGCTCTCGCTCGCCCTGCACCACCGCTGGGGCTGGCACGCGGAGTTCGTCGCGACCACGCCGGCGCTGGTCCTCAGCGGCGCGATCGCCGTGGTCGCGCTCGGCGAACTGTGGCGGCGGCTCGAGGGTCATCTCGGCGGGTTGCTCGCGATCGAGGGACTCGTCGCGGCCGGCGGCCTCCTCGCGTTTCGGCGACTCCAACCCGAGGACTGGGCGGAAGCGATGGCCCGCGTCGACGCCCTGTTCTTTCGCGAGGGCGCGACCGAGACAGCCTCGCTGTTTGCGACGGAATACGCCGTCTTCTTCGGGCCGATGTACCAGCTCGGGATGGGCTTTTACCTCGCGCTCGTCGTGCTCGGCTGGGTCGCGTGGACCGTCGCCCGCCGGTACGAACCAGGTTGGTTGCTCGTCGGGACCTACACAGGGTATTTGCTCGTGCTGGCGGGGGTTCAGGTTCGCTTTGCTGGGCAGTTGGCGATTCCGCTGGCCGTACTGACCGGACTGGGGCTCGTCCAGTTGCTCGCGGTCGTTGAGTTGGCTAGGACGCCGGTTCCGTTCCGTGATTCAGATTCGGCGTCTTCGAGGACCACTCGAGACCGTGACAGTGTCGCCACCGATGGCGGGCGGGCGCTCGAGCCCCCGATTTCGGTCCCCGATGGCCGAAAGGTCGGGTACGTCCTCGGCATCGGGCTGCTCGTGTTCGGACTGAGTCTGATCTACGTGCCCGGGTTGACGGCGGACGTGACCCACGACGAGGCACAGGTCGGGGCGGCCAGTGCGATCGACGACCACGCCGAAGCGGCGAATCAGACCTATCCCGAGAACTTCGTGCTCAGCGAGTGGGGCGACAACCGGATGTACAACTATCTGGTGAACGGCGAATCGCAGGGGTACGGATACGCCCAGAGCAACTACGGGGAATTCCAGTCTGGGTCAGATCCGGATAGCTGGTACGACCAATTCGACGGCCGGGTCGGCTACGTCGTCGTGACCGATATCGACGGGGAGACACCGGATGAGAGCGCGCAAGCGCAGTTACTCGAGGAGCGGGGTACGGGCGGTGACGACGAAGACGGGCTCGCGCATTATCAGGCGATTCTCGTCAGCGACGATGCCGCTGCGTTCGCCGTGGTTCCCGGCGCGACGCTCGAGATGAGTGGAGAGCCGGGCGCGAACGTGACCGTCGGGACCGACGTATCAGTGTCCGGTGAGTCGATAGCGTACGAACGAACCGCGTCTGTGGGTGACAACGGGCAGGCGACAGTGACGGTTCCGTACGCCGGCGAGTATACGGCTGGCGATCGAACGGTGACCGTTACCGAAGCGGACGTGCTGAACGGGAGTTCAGTGGGGCTCGAGGAGTGA
- a CDS encoding IS6 family transposase: MPENARLSSIIGQIDLGFVEREATPRLLMKLSIQLHLAGLSLSNTVRVLEILGVDRARSTVHNWVHKADLQPNSCRSPDHVAVDETVIQLGNEQYWLYAAVDPESNELLHTKLEPTRTKVIASAFFTELCEKHDVDDAVFLVDGDKSLNYACQRHGLDFRYERHGNRNSVERVFREIKRRTSSFSNCFSNAYAETADQWLRSFAFAWNQLI, encoded by the coding sequence ATGCCCGAAAACGCACGCCTCAGTTCTATTATCGGCCAGATTGACTTGGGTTTTGTGGAGCGCGAGGCAACACCGCGGCTGTTGATGAAGCTCAGTATTCAGCTCCATCTTGCTGGACTCTCGCTTTCGAATACTGTTCGCGTTCTCGAGATATTAGGTGTTGACCGGGCCCGCTCGACTGTTCATAACTGGGTTCACAAGGCCGATCTACAGCCCAATTCCTGTCGAAGTCCGGATCACGTCGCGGTTGACGAGACAGTGATCCAGCTCGGTAATGAACAGTACTGGCTGTACGCAGCTGTCGATCCAGAGTCAAACGAATTGCTCCATACAAAGCTTGAACCGACTAGAACTAAGGTTATCGCTAGTGCATTCTTCACGGAATTATGCGAGAAACACGACGTCGATGACGCTGTGTTTCTCGTCGATGGAGACAAGTCCCTGAACTATGCCTGTCAACGACATGGCCTCGATTTCAGATACGAACGGCATGGAAATCGGAACAGTGTCGAACGTGTATTTCGTGAGATAAAACGTCGAACCTCATCCTTCTCAAACTGTTTTAGCAATGCCTACGCAGAAACTGCTGATCAGTGGCTCAGATCGTTCGCCTTCGCATGGAATCAGTTAATCTGA
- a CDS encoding UDP-glucuronic acid decarboxylase family protein → MTKRVLVTGGAGFLGSHLCERLLSEGHEVICLDNFGSGRRKNIKEFEDHPSFKVNDRDVRISESLPSVDRIYHLASRASPADFTQFPVNIALANTQGTRRLLDQARACDARMVFASTSEVYGDPKVHPQPETYTGNVNIRGARGCYDESKRFGETLTVAYQRKYDVDARTVRIFNTYGPRMRPDDGRVVPTFVTQALRGDDLTIYGDGEQTRSFCYVDDLIEGLISLMRVDNPEHNVYNIGKENERTIKELAYEVLGLTDTESDIVYEPLPEDDPGQRRPDITRAKTELDWEPKISLREGLEDTITYFDN, encoded by the coding sequence ATGACAAAACGAGTACTCGTAACAGGCGGGGCTGGGTTTCTCGGGAGCCACTTGTGTGAACGACTACTATCTGAGGGACATGAAGTAATCTGTCTCGACAATTTCGGTAGTGGGCGGCGAAAGAACATCAAGGAATTCGAAGACCATCCCTCATTTAAAGTCAACGACCGCGACGTTCGCATCTCGGAATCTCTCCCATCTGTTGATCGGATCTATCACCTAGCATCTCGGGCTTCTCCAGCAGATTTTACCCAATTTCCCGTCAACATCGCGTTAGCGAATACCCAAGGAACACGCCGACTCTTAGACCAGGCCCGGGCCTGCGACGCCCGGATGGTTTTCGCCAGTACGAGTGAAGTCTACGGTGACCCTAAGGTTCATCCGCAACCGGAAACCTACACGGGGAACGTAAATATTCGAGGAGCTCGAGGCTGCTATGACGAATCCAAACGATTTGGAGAAACGCTGACCGTTGCGTATCAGCGAAAATACGATGTTGACGCCCGTACAGTACGCATTTTCAATACGTATGGACCACGAATGCGTCCCGATGACGGGCGAGTAGTTCCGACGTTCGTTACCCAAGCACTTCGCGGAGACGATCTCACAATCTACGGTGATGGTGAACAGACTCGAAGCTTCTGCTACGTAGACGATCTCATTGAGGGGCTGATTTCACTTATGCGGGTTGATAACCCTGAACATAATGTCTATAATATTGGGAAAGAGAACGAGCGCACCATCAAGGAACTGGCGTATGAAGTACTTGGTTTGACCGATACTGAATCGGATATCGTCTACGAACCTCTTCCTGAAGATGATCCAGGCCAGCGCAGGCCTGATATTACCCGTGCTAAGACAGAATTGGACTGGGAACCAAAAATATCGCTACGTGAGGGATTAGAAGATACAATTACATATTTTGACAACTGA
- a CDS encoding SDR family oxidoreductase — MPTALVTGVAGFIGSNLADTLLERGYTVRGVDNFETGRKQNLESLSTDEAFEFHEGDIRDADLMASISEGVDYVFHQAAVPSVPRSVDDPVTTTDGNCTGTATVLDAARKADIDTVVVASSSSLYGSSDELPKVETMPTRPESPYALSKQFTEELTLQCSEFYDIDTVALRYFNIFGPRQDPNGEYAAVIPKFINLLVRGEQPVIYGDGEQSRDFTYIDNTVQANVLAAEGDVTGEAFNVACGGRVTINELVDTLNELLGTDIEPEYDSPRPGDVRHSNADISKAKDLLGYEPDVDFEEGLERTIPYYRD, encoded by the coding sequence ATGCCGACTGCTTTAGTGACCGGCGTTGCCGGATTTATCGGATCGAACCTCGCGGATACTTTGCTCGAGCGTGGATACACCGTCCGCGGTGTCGACAACTTCGAGACCGGGAGAAAGCAAAACCTCGAGTCGCTCTCGACAGACGAAGCGTTCGAGTTTCACGAGGGCGATATCCGCGACGCCGACCTGATGGCCTCGATCAGCGAAGGTGTCGACTACGTCTTCCATCAGGCTGCCGTGCCGTCGGTTCCACGGAGCGTCGACGATCCCGTAACCACGACTGACGGCAACTGTACCGGAACCGCGACCGTTCTCGATGCCGCCCGCAAAGCCGACATCGATACTGTCGTAGTCGCGTCCTCGTCGTCGCTGTACGGCTCGAGCGACGAACTTCCGAAGGTCGAGACGATGCCGACGCGCCCCGAGTCGCCGTACGCCCTCTCGAAACAGTTCACCGAAGAATTGACTCTCCAGTGTAGCGAGTTCTACGACATCGACACTGTCGCGCTCCGATACTTCAATATCTTCGGCCCGCGACAGGACCCCAACGGGGAATACGCCGCCGTTATCCCGAAGTTTATCAATCTCCTGGTTCGCGGGGAGCAGCCGGTCATCTACGGGGACGGCGAGCAGTCCCGCGACTTCACCTACATCGACAACACGGTTCAGGCGAACGTGCTCGCTGCGGAGGGCGACGTGACCGGCGAGGCGTTTAACGTGGCCTGTGGCGGGCGCGTGACGATCAACGAACTCGTGGACACCCTCAACGAACTCCTCGGGACGGACATCGAACCGGAATACGACTCGCCACGTCCAGGCGATGTCCGACACTCGAACGCCGATATTTCGAAGGCTAAAGACTTGCTCGGATACGAACCTGATGTCGACTTCGAGGAGGGCCTCGAGCGGACGATTCCGTACTACCGCGACTAG
- a CDS encoding nucleotide sugar dehydrogenase has translation MAEQTRVGVVGLGYVGLPLALAMHDAGYDVVGVDVDADTIERLRSGESTVNDVSDARVADAVKNGLVPTTDYDSLFDVDGISICVPTPLRKTDTPDLSFVIDAAERLAPIVPNGCTVILESTVYPGATKEAIGDVFAENGATIGEDIYLAFSPERIDPGNEEYGPTDIPKVLGGVTPTCGDRAEALYEPVFDEVVRVESATEAELVKLLENTFRAVNIGLINELAQIAHELDVDIWNAIEAAETKPFGFMPFYPGPGLGGHCIPIDPFYLSWKANQQGVDTRFIDLADTVNREMPAHVVQRVVERLNDRGVAMSNATVLVIGGAYKPDVSDTRESPSIDIIAQLEEWNAVVEYHDPHVPTLDVGGIEYESVPLTTELLETVDCAVIVTDHSVLDIEAIVDGAPLVFDTRNATNGLDSSNVVRL, from the coding sequence ATGGCTGAGCAAACGCGGGTCGGTGTCGTCGGCTTGGGATACGTCGGACTCCCTCTGGCGCTGGCGATGCACGACGCGGGTTACGATGTAGTCGGTGTTGACGTCGATGCGGACACGATCGAACGACTCCGCAGCGGTGAATCGACGGTGAACGACGTGTCGGACGCGAGAGTAGCCGATGCCGTCAAGAACGGTCTCGTCCCCACGACTGACTACGATTCGCTCTTCGACGTCGATGGAATCTCGATCTGTGTCCCGACACCGCTTCGAAAGACGGACACGCCGGATTTGTCCTTCGTCATCGACGCAGCCGAACGACTCGCACCCATCGTTCCGAACGGATGTACGGTTATCCTAGAGAGTACAGTCTATCCCGGGGCAACGAAGGAGGCGATCGGTGACGTATTCGCCGAAAACGGCGCAACCATCGGAGAAGATATTTATCTTGCTTTCTCACCTGAACGGATCGATCCCGGAAACGAAGAGTACGGGCCGACGGACATCCCGAAAGTGCTCGGTGGTGTTACGCCAACCTGCGGTGATCGAGCCGAAGCGCTCTATGAGCCGGTTTTCGACGAGGTAGTGCGCGTCGAATCAGCGACGGAAGCCGAACTCGTGAAACTCCTCGAGAACACGTTCCGCGCGGTCAACATTGGCCTCATTAACGAGCTCGCACAGATCGCGCACGAACTCGACGTGGATATCTGGAATGCGATCGAGGCCGCAGAGACGAAGCCGTTCGGATTCATGCCGTTTTATCCGGGACCGGGACTCGGCGGCCACTGCATTCCAATCGATCCGTTCTATCTCTCCTGGAAGGCGAACCAGCAGGGCGTCGACACGCGGTTCATCGATCTGGCGGATACGGTCAACCGGGAGATGCCGGCGCACGTCGTCCAGCGGGTCGTGGAACGACTCAACGATCGCGGGGTCGCAATGTCGAACGCGACGGTACTCGTCATCGGCGGTGCGTACAAACCGGACGTCTCGGATACGCGGGAGTCGCCAAGCATCGACATCATCGCGCAACTCGAGGAGTGGAACGCGGTTGTCGAGTATCACGATCCCCACGTCCCGACCCTCGACGTCGGGGGAATCGAATACGAGTCGGTTCCGTTGACGACTGAACTGCTCGAGACAGTCGACTGTGCGGTCATCGTCACGGACCACTCGGTACTGGATATCGAGGCGATCGTCGACGGCGCACCGCTCGTGTTCGATACGCGGAACGCGACGAACGGGCTCGATAGTTCGAACGTGGTCCGGCTGTAA
- a CDS encoding glycosyltransferase family 4 protein, translating into MTDSRPRVFHLITRLLKGGAEAKTMATVLGLEDYEFTVGYGAAVDQDQVNRLESAGVETRQFPLIRHYNPVTTLPAVASLAVYLRRNDFDIVHTHSTEAGIIGRFAAALAGVPHVVHTVHGVPFADDRSAALNQFVLACERAAAKSTDRIVTNADVIADEYLERGIGTADQYTTIYSSVDLEAFRDAEPAMDLPGTRPRIVMIGRLAEGKGFDLMLEAVASLETDVSVYFVGQGPLFNDLEEEIADRGLSDRVSLLGYRDDVPNVLAASDVLVLPSYREGTPRVITEAMASGLPVVATDIAGIPEQVAEGESGYLIPTGDADALADRLTTLLADHEEMERMGARGLERAEAFSVDAMLEAIDHLYDELITES; encoded by the coding sequence ATGACTGACTCTCGGCCTCGCGTCTTCCATCTCATCACGCGCTTGCTCAAGGGCGGTGCAGAGGCCAAGACGATGGCGACAGTGCTCGGCCTCGAGGACTACGAGTTCACCGTCGGTTACGGTGCTGCTGTCGATCAGGATCAGGTCAACCGACTCGAAAGTGCCGGTGTCGAAACGAGGCAGTTTCCGCTAATTCGCCACTACAATCCAGTGACGACGCTGCCTGCCGTCGCTTCGCTCGCGGTGTACCTGCGACGGAACGACTTCGATATCGTCCACACGCACAGCACTGAGGCCGGCATTATCGGACGCTTCGCGGCTGCTTTGGCTGGCGTTCCACATGTCGTTCACACCGTGCACGGAGTGCCGTTCGCCGACGATCGGAGCGCTGCGCTCAACCAGTTCGTCCTCGCCTGCGAGCGCGCGGCTGCAAAGTCCACCGATCGCATCGTCACCAACGCCGACGTGATCGCCGACGAGTATCTCGAGCGCGGGATCGGTACTGCAGACCAGTACACTACGATCTACAGCAGCGTTGACCTCGAGGCGTTTCGAGATGCCGAGCCTGCAATGGACCTTCCCGGGACTCGCCCGCGGATCGTCATGATCGGACGCCTCGCCGAGGGGAAAGGATTCGATCTCATGCTCGAGGCTGTGGCGTCGCTCGAGACCGATGTCTCCGTCTACTTCGTGGGGCAGGGGCCGTTGTTCAACGATCTCGAGGAGGAAATCGCCGATCGAGGACTCTCCGATCGCGTGTCTCTGCTGGGCTACCGCGACGACGTTCCGAACGTGCTAGCTGCGAGTGACGTGCTCGTCCTGCCGTCGTATCGAGAAGGGACACCGCGCGTGATTACGGAAGCGATGGCCAGTGGGTTACCGGTGGTTGCAACCGATATTGCAGGAATTCCGGAACAGGTCGCCGAGGGTGAGTCCGGTTATCTGATTCCGACAGGGGATGCCGATGCTCTCGCTGATCGGCTGACCACGCTGTTAGCTGATCATGAGGAGATGGAACGGATGGGTGCTCGGGGACTCGAGCGGGCTGAGGCGTTTTCTGTTGATGCTATGCTCGAAGCGATCGACCACCTGTACGATGAGCTTATTACAGAATCATGA
- a CDS encoding alkaline phosphatase family protein gives MTTVVLGLDGGCFELIQPWIDDGSLPTFATLTRDGVAEDMQSCLPPVTCPNWQCYATGTNPGKLGVFWWESIDRDDCKIENRSAAEDFDGTHYWQLLDETAAVINLPTSYPPSETDGIHIAGGPGADQTGYTYPESLESKLKVQYDYSVHPEKMALLSGDDPDNACVEEIYDLIDSRFDVLEDELESGEYEIIHMTVFYLNVLQHFYWDMDVVKRAWEKIDERVGHILSSDELDNFFVMSDHGSNEIKTTFRINTWLEQNGYLYTESSISDYLHRIGITQEHVRPVLAMLGVEWWARRLLPKRIQMALPDSEGSVDKSGKEEVIDWDRSKAVASGQGPVYVLSDDLDERERIMDELISDLDGLTDRAGSPVFDRVLPGEDVYDGSHVEKGPDIILDQAPGVHIEGKIGSDSVFGSPSKWHGENKDTGMFIGYGPDIDEETEIRDMHILDIAPTLLHLHRTDVPEYMDGQVRLELFSSESEPRNRAVSRNDSEVADDSTRESVDRDVTSRLEDLGYME, from the coding sequence ATGACGACGGTTGTCCTCGGATTAGACGGGGGATGCTTCGAGCTGATCCAACCGTGGATCGACGATGGTTCTCTTCCTACGTTTGCTACATTGACGCGAGACGGCGTTGCTGAAGATATGCAGAGTTGTCTCCCTCCAGTCACCTGCCCGAACTGGCAGTGTTACGCTACCGGCACCAATCCAGGAAAGTTGGGTGTGTTTTGGTGGGAATCTATCGATAGAGACGATTGCAAGATCGAGAACAGGAGCGCTGCCGAAGACTTCGACGGGACCCATTACTGGCAACTTCTCGATGAGACCGCTGCAGTCATCAATCTGCCAACGTCGTATCCACCATCCGAGACGGATGGCATACATATTGCGGGCGGGCCTGGAGCAGACCAAACCGGCTATACGTATCCTGAATCGCTGGAATCGAAACTCAAGGTGCAGTACGACTACTCTGTCCATCCAGAAAAAATGGCTCTTCTATCCGGCGACGATCCGGATAACGCCTGCGTTGAGGAGATCTACGATTTGATTGACTCACGATTCGACGTGCTTGAGGACGAACTCGAGAGCGGAGAATACGAGATTATTCACATGACTGTGTTCTACCTAAACGTTCTCCAGCACTTCTACTGGGACATGGATGTCGTAAAACGAGCGTGGGAGAAGATCGACGAACGAGTCGGCCACATTCTGTCGAGCGATGAGCTAGACAACTTCTTCGTGATGTCCGATCACGGCTCCAACGAAATCAAAACGACGTTTCGAATTAACACGTGGCTCGAACAGAACGGCTATCTTTACACCGAGTCGAGCATAAGCGACTATCTCCATCGGATCGGAATTACGCAGGAACATGTCCGCCCAGTATTAGCAATGTTAGGAGTGGAGTGGTGGGCCCGCCGGTTGCTCCCGAAACGGATCCAGATGGCGCTTCCTGATTCGGAAGGATCAGTCGATAAGAGCGGCAAAGAAGAGGTTATCGACTGGGACCGTTCAAAGGCGGTTGCGAGTGGACAGGGTCCAGTGTACGTCTTATCTGATGATCTCGATGAGAGGGAGCGAATCATGGACGAACTGATTTCAGATCTCGACGGTCTCACTGACAGAGCAGGGAGCCCGGTATTCGACCGAGTTCTACCGGGTGAGGACGTTTACGATGGATCACATGTAGAAAAGGGGCCTGACATAATTCTCGATCAAGCTCCCGGCGTCCATATCGAGGGGAAAATCGGGAGCGATTCCGTATTCGGCTCGCCGAGCAAGTGGCACGGCGAAAATAAGGACACAGGGATGTTCATCGGATACGGTCCCGATATCGACGAAGAGACCGAAATCCGAGATATGCACATTCTCGATATCGCGCCGACACTCCTCCACCTTCATCGAACTGACGTTCCTGAATACATGGACGGGCAGGTCCGACTCGAACTATTCTCCTCCGAGTCGGAACCGAGGAACCGAGCGGTATCACGGAATGACTCAGAGGTTGCCGACGATTCGACGAGGGAATCCGTCGACCGTGATGTGACCAGCCGACTCGAAGATCTGGGCTACATGGAATGA
- a CDS encoding polysaccharide deacetylase family protein has protein sequence MTDTTGVFTLSLDTELAWGTFDVGRLEAHKTAYRATPDIIERLCELFDEYQIPATWALVSHLLVDCRHGRGHADRTLPDFPWIDDWFAEMPCSSGLDEGLWYAPWIVDRLQACQTDQEIGLHGATHMPLGANGCSRRNAEEELEIAIKTLREHGEEPETFVYPRNDIGHVDVLRDNGIRTYREVDARWYERSLVPDTAKPPLRFLDEATQRTPPIVEPTLNDGLVELPGSQIFRPSHGGWQYAPTGSSVARAKKGLQRAAQTGGVFHLWFHPFNLGHASSKDMERFERVLAMASELAENGEIERLPMREVGIRTRQGRWG, from the coding sequence ATGACCGACACGACCGGCGTATTTACCCTCTCGCTCGACACCGAACTCGCCTGGGGAACGTTCGACGTCGGACGGCTCGAAGCACATAAGACAGCGTACCGGGCGACGCCGGACATCATCGAACGGCTCTGTGAGCTGTTCGACGAGTACCAGATTCCGGCGACGTGGGCGCTCGTCTCGCACCTCCTCGTGGACTGTCGGCACGGACGGGGACACGCAGACCGGACCCTGCCGGATTTCCCGTGGATCGACGACTGGTTCGCCGAAATGCCGTGTTCGAGCGGACTCGACGAGGGGTTGTGGTACGCTCCGTGGATCGTCGATCGGCTACAGGCCTGCCAAACGGACCAAGAAATCGGCCTCCACGGAGCGACACATATGCCTCTCGGAGCGAACGGGTGTTCGAGACGAAACGCCGAGGAAGAACTCGAGATCGCCATCAAAACACTCCGAGAACATGGCGAGGAGCCAGAAACGTTCGTCTACCCGCGAAACGATATCGGCCACGTCGACGTACTCCGTGATAACGGGATCCGAACCTATCGAGAAGTAGACGCACGCTGGTACGAGCGATCGTTAGTTCCTGATACGGCGAAACCGCCACTCAGGTTCCTCGACGAGGCGACGCAACGAACACCACCAATCGTAGAGCCAACGCTGAACGACGGTCTCGTAGAACTACCCGGATCACAGATATTCCGCCCGAGCCACGGCGGCTGGCAATACGCGCCTACCGGAAGCAGCGTCGCTCGAGCGAAAAAGGGGCTACAGCGCGCCGCTCAGACGGGTGGCGTGTTCCATCTGTGGTTTCACCCTTTCAATCTCGGACACGCCTCGTCAAAGGACATGGAACGGTTCGAACGTGTGTTAGCCATGGCTAGCGAACTTGCAGAGAACGGTGAAATCGAGCGCCTCCCAATGCGGGAAGTGGGAATCCGAACTCGGCAGGGACGATGGGGATGA